Proteins from a single region of Bdellovibrio bacteriovorus HD100:
- a CDS encoding PfkB family carbohydrate kinase has protein sequence MSEILVVGSLAYDSIETPSGKVDRALGGSANYFSLAASLFSKVRVVGVVGEDYDQKDYDLLNNRGVDLAGLSKVPGKTFHWAGSYEGDLNEAKTLKTDLNVFADFNPQLPEHFKDSSFVFLANIAPELQLQVLEQVKSPKFVGMDTMNFWISIKKDKLIDVLKKVDLVLINEGEAKMLTGAANAISAAPLITAMGPKAVVIKRGEYGFAMYTKDEGYFILPAMPIPTVVDPTGAGDTFAGGFFGYLAAQKEVPTIANLKQACIMGSMMASHTIQDFSVKALAKVTLGDLEKRLTEYKKVITV, from the coding sequence ATGTCTGAAATTCTTGTTGTCGGCAGTCTGGCTTACGATTCCATTGAAACTCCATCCGGTAAAGTGGACCGCGCTTTGGGTGGTTCCGCGAACTACTTCTCTTTGGCAGCGTCTTTGTTCTCCAAAGTGCGTGTTGTCGGTGTTGTTGGTGAGGACTATGACCAGAAGGACTATGATCTTCTGAACAATCGGGGTGTGGATCTGGCGGGTCTTTCCAAAGTTCCGGGTAAGACATTCCACTGGGCGGGTTCCTATGAAGGTGACCTGAATGAAGCTAAAACTTTAAAAACCGATCTGAACGTGTTTGCGGACTTCAATCCGCAGTTGCCAGAGCATTTCAAAGATTCCTCTTTCGTGTTCCTGGCAAATATCGCCCCTGAACTGCAATTGCAGGTACTGGAGCAGGTGAAATCCCCTAAGTTTGTTGGCATGGACACCATGAACTTCTGGATCTCCATCAAAAAGGACAAGCTGATTGATGTCCTGAAAAAGGTGGATCTGGTTCTGATCAATGAAGGGGAAGCGAAGATGCTGACGGGCGCAGCCAATGCGATCTCGGCGGCGCCTTTGATCACGGCCATGGGCCCTAAGGCCGTTGTGATCAAACGCGGTGAGTACGGCTTTGCAATGTACACCAAGGACGAAGGTTACTTCATCCTGCCAGCCATGCCGATTCCGACTGTTGTCGATCCAACCGGTGCGGGTGACACGTTTGCTGGCGGTTTCTTCGGTTACCTGGCTGCGCAGAAGGAAGTTCCGACGATTGCGAACCTGAAGCAAGCCTGCATCATGGGATCCATGATGGCCTCCCACACAATCCAGGATTTCTCTGTGAAAGCTCTGGCGAAAGTGACTTTGGGCGATCTTGAAAAACGCCTGACTGAGTACAAGAAAGTCATCACTGTTTAA
- a CDS encoding GMC oxidoreductase, whose product MNLDYDYIVIGSGFGGSVMTCRLVEKGYKVCLMERGRQWKIGQFPRRPHDVQQRMFWDPEDQKYGLMELRDTPESDVLSLTASGLGGGSLIYANVLYRMPERFFQGWPQIYNRKSLDPFYDRVLHMMEAKPYPYETQNYYKATPKTALLKRLAEEMPPPPDSVGKPSFNLPPLAVRFEGSFPGHQTHNMHGALQSKCNKCGDCDIGCNINAKNSLDLNYIFRARHLKTAEHPADIRTHADVVRIEHCGDYYKVTYVIPEFPQQETTFTAKNVVLSAGSIGSTSLLLKMKKQGHLPNLNIWLGKKWSGNGDLLGLIFGSRENIDATNGPVITGAIEYNFKDYEDGYHHGMYLQEAGFPVGFAWYLSGKIPQLPGIRGLGTLFAHSIKKYIFKILNIESRDQINVGDEFAQAIDRADFTKRCFVLLGMGRDKPDGEIRLRSDNQAIIKWKMDGSKLHFDRLRTQMKKIAERIGGVFVDNPLTHLNKVVAVHPLGGCPMGETPDTGFVNPLGEVYGYKGLYVVDGSILPTSTGPNPSLTIAAVAEYIAEQIPAKITHKSKETQEA is encoded by the coding sequence ATGAATTTGGATTATGATTACATCGTGATCGGTTCCGGTTTTGGCGGCTCGGTCATGACCTGCCGTCTGGTTGAAAAGGGCTACAAGGTCTGTTTAATGGAACGAGGCCGTCAGTGGAAAATAGGCCAGTTCCCGCGGCGCCCTCATGATGTTCAACAACGCATGTTCTGGGACCCAGAAGACCAAAAATACGGTCTGATGGAGTTGCGGGACACCCCGGAAAGTGACGTGCTGTCACTGACAGCCAGCGGACTTGGCGGCGGCAGCCTGATTTATGCCAACGTCCTTTACCGGATGCCTGAAAGATTCTTTCAAGGGTGGCCTCAGATTTACAATCGCAAAAGTCTTGATCCATTTTACGACCGCGTTCTGCACATGATGGAAGCGAAGCCCTACCCTTATGAAACGCAGAATTATTACAAGGCGACACCCAAGACCGCACTTTTGAAAAGACTGGCAGAAGAAATGCCACCTCCGCCAGATTCAGTCGGAAAGCCCAGCTTCAATTTGCCGCCCCTGGCTGTGCGGTTTGAGGGAAGCTTCCCCGGACATCAAACCCACAACATGCATGGGGCTTTGCAGTCCAAGTGCAATAAGTGTGGCGACTGCGACATCGGCTGTAATATCAATGCCAAGAACTCTTTGGATCTGAACTATATCTTCCGGGCCCGGCATCTGAAAACGGCCGAGCATCCCGCTGATATTCGCACCCACGCGGATGTCGTGCGTATCGAGCACTGTGGTGACTACTATAAAGTGACGTATGTCATTCCGGAATTTCCACAGCAGGAAACCACCTTCACAGCGAAAAATGTGGTTCTGTCTGCCGGTTCCATTGGCTCAACATCCCTGCTGTTGAAAATGAAGAAGCAGGGGCACCTGCCGAATTTGAATATCTGGCTGGGAAAAAAGTGGAGTGGCAACGGCGATCTGCTGGGTTTGATTTTTGGATCCCGCGAAAATATTGATGCCACCAACGGCCCGGTCATAACGGGTGCCATCGAATACAATTTCAAGGACTATGAGGATGGCTATCACCATGGAATGTATCTGCAGGAGGCCGGATTCCCTGTAGGCTTTGCCTGGTATCTTTCCGGAAAAATCCCTCAACTGCCTGGCATTCGTGGACTGGGGACCTTGTTCGCTCACAGTATCAAGAAGTACATCTTCAAAATTCTGAATATCGAAAGCCGTGATCAGATCAACGTCGGAGATGAGTTCGCGCAGGCCATTGATCGCGCGGATTTCACCAAACGCTGCTTTGTGCTTTTGGGCATGGGAAGAGATAAACCCGACGGGGAAATCCGCCTGCGTTCCGACAACCAGGCCATCATCAAATGGAAGATGGACGGCAGTAAACTGCACTTTGATCGTCTGCGCACACAAATGAAGAAAATCGCCGAGCGTATTGGCGGTGTTTTTGTCGACAATCCGCTGACTCACTTGAACAAGGTCGTGGCCGTTCATCCCCTGGGCGGCTGCCCGATGGGCGAAACCCCGGACACCGGCTTCGTGAACCCGCTGGGGGAAGTGTATGGATACAAAGGTTTGTACGTGGTGGATGGTAGCATCCTGCCCACTTCGACCGGCCCGAACCCGTCCCTGACCATTGCCGCCGTCGCCGAATACATCGCGGAGCAAATCCCGGCAAAGATCACCCACAAAAGCAAAGAGACCCAGGAAGCCTAG